Proteins encoded by one window of Zerene cesonia ecotype Mississippi chromosome 8, Zerene_cesonia_1.1, whole genome shotgun sequence:
- the LOC119828781 gene encoding putative transferase CAF17 homolog, mitochondrial, which translates to MISLHQVNKYFHKPHYVKQYLRFVHNVKEPPKKILYPLHNRSLLKITGSEASLFLQGLITNDMRHFEESAKSVYAMFLNNKGKVLYDTLIHKWDDENSFILECDQKIAHLLEKHLKMFKLRRKVSIEDVNKQFRLWNIITPTDSMLNENVDTKSEVNIYKDPRLSDLGYRLIAAAPLSGSEIVASIGNDVAIEQSDDGYKYLRYKLGVSEGADDLPPGTSFPLEVNCDYLHGVSFHKGCYIGQEVTARVHHTGVVRKRIMPIKFTNVIEEDLEKDLKIIACENPKLSLGKLKGIVKNYGLGLLRIKEAIDYKILNVGHYSGEAVKPDWWPMEAPKEVPKTE; encoded by the coding sequence ATGATCTCACTTCAtcaggtaaataaatattttcataagcCGCATTATGTAAAGCAATATTTACGTTTCGTTCATAATGTTAAAGAGCCTCCTAAAAAAATCTTGTACCCACTTCATAATAGAAGCTTACTTAAAATTACTGGGAGTGAAGCCTCACTTTTCCTGCAAGGACTCATAACAAATGACATGAGACATTTTGAAGAGAGTGCTAAATCTGTTTACGCTatgttcttaaataataaaggcaAGGTTTTATACGACACTCTTATACATAAATGGGATGATGAAAACTCTTTTATCTTGGAATGTGACCAAAAAATTGCACATTTACTtgagaaacatttaaaaatgtttaaattgagACGGAAAGTATCCATAGAAGATGTAAATAAGCAGTTTCGACTTTGGAATATAATCACTCCAACAGATTCAATGTTAAACGAGAATGTAGATACAAAAAGTGAGGTAAACATATACAAAGACCCTAGATTGTCTGATCTAGGATATAGGTTAATAGCAGCGGCACCTTTGAGTGGATCTGAGATAGTAGCAAGTATTGGAAATGATGTAGCCATTGAACAAAGTGATGAtggctataaatatttaaggtaTAAGTTGGGAGTAAGTGAAGGTGCTGATGATTTGCCACCAGGCACAAGTTTTCCTTTAGAAGTTAACTGTGATTACCTCCATGGAGTCAGTTTCCATAAAGGTTGTTACATCGGGCAGGAGGTCACAGCTAGAGTACATCACACAGGAGTTGTTCGTAAGCGAATAATGCCCATCAAATTCACCAATGTAATTGAGGAAGACTTAGAaaaggatttaaaaataatagcctGTGAGAATCCTAAACTGAGTTTGGGTAAACTAAAGGGCATCGTAAAGAATTATGGATTAGGTCTTTTGAGAATCAAGGAAGCAATTGATTACAAAATACTAAATGTTGGTCATTATTCAGGAGAAGCTGTAAAACCTGATTGGTGGCCAATGGAAGCTCCCAAAGAAGTCCCTAAAACTGAATAA